The following DNA comes from Leishmania donovani BPK282A1 complete genome, chromosome 9.
CCGGCCGGACGTGCCTCAGCGACGAGGACAGTGATCACTGGTGCACGATGTCTAGTGCTCATTTTTTGAGTTGCGCTGCTAGCTGCTTCTCGATCCACGCCCAGAGTTGGattgggaggggggggggaaggggatgcggagagaggaagggtgCGGGGCGGACGGCACGGGAGGAGACAATAACCACAGAGAAACAGAGGGAAGCGACCATCATTGCACCTGCGTGCCACTTCCTTCCACGACCAATGCCGCCATAGCTGCTGTCGTTCCGAAATCGCCGACGGACGACATCTATTCCGCAATCTCCTCCACATCgacatcgccgtcgccaccacgCATCACCCACATtgcgaagacgacgacgacgactgcGGCGATCGCTATGCGAAGAAGCCGCATATGATTTCCGCGCACGGCCAGCTGACCGCCGCTAACGTTCCGGCGGCGCTTCTCGTTGAGCGTGTTCTGCTCCATCTGCTCTGCCGTCATGCTCTTTCGGCCAGACGAGCTCTTCTCGCCAGCGGAGCCACTGCCACGAccagccgcatcgccgcctgcagcaacgccaccgcttccGGCCGCCCCAGCCTTgccagccgccgcgccggcggctccgTCCTTGCTATCACCGGCGTCGAGGAGCACGCGGCACGAGATGTACTTCTGGACCACCGACGAGGCATTAGCGTCCTTCTTCTTCTGAATCAAGTTCGCCAAGTTGGCTCCGTGCGCCTCAATGACGTCCTGCTCCCCCAGCACGGCACATTCCACGCGGAAGGTGTCCTTGGTGTAGCGCACGCCTACCGGCAGCCCCTCCGCAAAGGTCTTTTGATTCAGAAAGATCGTGATCTTCGCCGACGAGTTCCCCTTCACGACGCCCTTCGAGTGCTTGAGGTAgtaccgcagcggcgcggtggtgcggaCGCGGTAGATGATCGCCTCATACCCGACGTTTGTGAGCTCGAAGGTGCAGTCCTCGTTGGCGTGTAGCACCAACTCGAACTTCTCCGGGTTCACGATGATGTTGGGGGCTCTAACGTCCATTTTTATATTTCTGTGCTTGGCTCTTCTCTTCGGGGTTCCGTCGCGACACCAAGGGACATGCACACCGCGTCTTtgcgtcttcctccccctaCCGCCTCGCTTTTTTTgggagtggggtggggtgggggtggggccTTTGCTTCCCGTTATCCTTGcgggcgccgctggtgctgttgcggaggtacacacacacacacacacacgcgtgcggctgtgggtgtgggtgctcGCGATCAAGTCTGTGTGTCGTGTTttgcacgcgcagcggcagcggcagagaccCCAGCGCTGGCGAGGGAACACAGAGAGCGCCCTGATCGGGGGAAGGACGCCACGAacgtacacgcacaggcagacGCACCACCGAACACACAATAATGAGCGAAACCAAAGAAATCGAAATCAGGAAGACGCAGAGCCAACAGCAacgagacagagagagatcgGGGATTGCTATGTGCTTGTATAGGTTGTAGCCGTGAACGGTGTGCACTGGAGAAGAattgggggtggggggcggggATGGGCAGTGTTGCAGGGAtgctgcttgtgtgtgtccATTGGAGAACAaacgtgtgtgcatgcatgcatgagggagagagatgcgcaagcgcacgcatgcacactcACACCTGCGTGTGTACGTCTGTGCCCATGTACACCGGAAAGGGAGTTCTACGTGATCTGCGTCGCAGTAGCTGCAAGGGGAGGTAACGCAGAGGTAAGGCCTTGCTGTAGCGTCTAATGTGCCAGTCCATCCTTATCTTCTTCCCGCCACCTCACTCGTCGGCCTGGCACCACCGTTGTCCCACAGCAGGGGCAGAGAAACGAAGGACTGGAAGACCCACATTGTGACGTCACTGCCTCCTACGAGATGATTGGCACAGTCGCCCGTGCCCCATCGGCTGaacgtttgtgtgtgtgtgtgcatgagAGGAAGCGAGGCTGCCTCAGCGCCCTCCGACCCCTCACCACACTCCTGAAGCGGACTGAGGAGAGGCAGACGGACGGAGCGCAAAGAACGGAACAAGAAGGCACGCGCAACagtggcgggggtggggggctcCGCAGCAGGCCATACCACAACCTACTTTTTCATCCATCATAAAGACACAAAGACATGAAGGAGGTgcgcggacacacacacacacacagtgcaAACGGACACTTTCTGGCTCTCTCCGCTCACGCATCGTCGTCCTTTTCGAACCATGACATGGGCCCAAGAGCATCGCCGACGAAactgccgcgcagctccaTAATCGGAatggcgccgctgtccccgccactggcgccgtcggcgtcttcCGCTGCGGATACAGTTTCTTCCGATTGCACCGTGCACGACGCCACCTTCACAATCACCTCAGCACCCACCATGTAGGCGTTgtacggcgctgcggcagcggcggtcgtAGATGAGAGCGCGCTTGAGGCCAATGTGTCACTACCATACCCGTCGCcgtccttgccgctgccttgCCCCATCCCTGCCACCGCTGGGCCTGCGCCGAGCTCCGCACTGCGTTCGCCGCCCTCTTGGTCCTCCGTGTCCAGCGGGAGGTACCAGAATCCTTGTGCGGCGCTGAAGCGTGAACCAGGCACTAGCATCTCCGCCGGCACCAGGAACGGAATGGCCACAAACAGATCCATCGTCAAGTACACACCAGCAGCCGTCTGATAAGCGATGCGGGCCTTGAGACGCGTGCCTGGGTTCGGcgcgaacacgcacacaccaaagGTCACTGTAAGCCacgccgatgctgccgcgccgcgcacggagCTGGCCGAGTACTCCATCACTTCTGTGATGGCCACGCAGAGACCCCGAGAGGGAATGACGCGTCCAACGTAACGCTCTgtgaggcggtgcagcaggatGTCGCGCAAGGTGAGCGAGTAGCATtcgttgtcgccgtcgctgcggacCGCGAcggtcgccgtcgcagcggaCGAGGGACCACTAGTGGTGTTCGTCGCGGCTGCACCACCACTATCAGCGCACTCGTTGGTGAAGTGGCGGGGGAAGTAGACGGCCTCGATGGCCACCGTGTCGTAGAGGATGTACGAAGAAAACATGACTAATCGGTGTGACTACCAGTGCGGTTAGAGCTGCCAAAGAGctccacagacacacacaca
Coding sequences within:
- a CDS encoding DNA-directed RNA polymerase III subunit, putative, whose amino-acid sequence is MFSSYILYDTVAIEAVYFPRHFTNECADSGGAAATNTTSGPSSAATATVAVRSDGDNECYSLTLRDILLHRLTERYVGRVIPSRGLCVAITEVMEYSASSVRGAAASAWLTVTFGVCVFAPNPGTRLKARIAYQTAAGVYLTMDLFVAIPFLVPAEMLVPGSRFSAAQGFWYLPLDTEDQEGGERSAELGAGPAVAGMGQGSGKDGDGYGSDTLASSALSSTTAAAAAPYNAYMVGAEVIVKVASCTVQSEETVSAAEDADGASGGDSGAIPIMELRGSFVGDALGPMSWFEKDDDA